The region CACCAGCACCGATTGGATGCCCTGGTTTCTGTTGTGGTAATGCTTTGGTTTCAAGTGCTTTGTTTGAGTCCACTTCAGCTGCTACAGGCAATGGCGAGCATTTGGAAGTTGCACATGGGTTTTTGGTGTctggattttgggttttggggtgGAAGAATTCGTAAGCCGATGGGGAGAAGGCCATTGGATTCTCGTGAGCAATGCCATGGGGAGCTCTGTCTTGACCATTACCAATGGAGACGAGAAAAGCTAGAGAAGATAAGAGAAGCAAGAAAGAAGCAAATGGATTCATTTGTTGTTTTTCTTTGATTGAGGAGAGGCCAGAAGAGCAGCAGGCTTTGGAGTTAAAATTTTGGGCGTGCTTTACAATGGCTTTTGGAAGGGGCGTTTTATAGTGGTGGTTGCTTAGCATTTAATTTTGGTAAGGCAAATGATGGTACAAAAGAGGGGAACAAAATGATGAGAATGATTCTTTCTAAATTGTTTGGTCTCCCAAATTTCCCCTTGATTTCAGTCTTGGAATATCAGTTTACAATATGCACATAATTAAGGTGCATGCTAATCATAAAAGAAGAGAtgataatttaacaataaaagaaaatattagtaaaaaattTCTCCGATCACTCTGAAATTTAAATTTGAGCAAATTGATCTCTCTTAAATTTGAGCAACaagaattttgattaaatttgctTAAATTTGAGCAACAAAAGCAATTAATCGTAATGTTAATGTCTTTTgccaattgtacataattttgattggtataataacaaatttaatcttCAATGCTTACATATTTTGTCAAGGTCTTGATTCTAAGAAATTCAACAAATGTAGTctcaaaatttatccaaatgTTGTGGGCTAAGTTTGTTAAATTAgagtcaaattgatagaataaaaaaactttaagcactaattttattattataccaataaaaatatgtacaattgaCTGAAAACATTATCATTGTTATTAATTGTCTTTAGTTGCTCGCTTTCAAAATTAGCATAGATTAAATTGCTTCGATTTTTTTGCGAATATTCGATTTActtaatatcaaaattgaaaGAGAACCGAAAAAATTGTTAGAAAAACTTATTTCGAGCATGTTATCATCTTTAAAAAACTACCCCATAAATAATTGATCTAAAGTAGGTAAAAAGGGCGTGTTTGTTGTAGTCCTAAGTGCCCAATATAGCAAATTGTTCTTCTAAACTAAAATGTCTCGTGCTATTAATTTTGAGCCCCTTCTCTCATCATTGTAGAATAAAGCCAATAATGGCTCAACATGGCAATGTTTAGTAGAGTTCtagttaactttttttttcttttcttttcttttcaatctcCATTGACTTATCATTTTGATTGAGTGCCTTCCCTAACAC is a window of Gossypium hirsutum isolate 1008001.06 chromosome D08, Gossypium_hirsutum_v2.1, whole genome shotgun sequence DNA encoding:
- the LOC107963561 gene encoding uncharacterized protein yields the protein MNPFASFLLLLSSLAFLVSIGNGQDRAPHGIAHENPMAFSPSAYEFFHPKTQNPDTKNPCATSKCSPLPVAAEVDSNKALETKALPQQKPGHPIGAGGVVAIVFGLAFVVLSAMGVFYVIKTRRVTATTDQPNTVQLEA